Proteins encoded in a region of the Haloarcula salinisoli genome:
- a CDS encoding archaea-specific SMC-related protein produces the protein MWEFDICQIAGIYSGEATLRPGLNVIQASNWEGKSSLLTAIRTVLGGEIDTSTLTEGESEGAVTLTVTDADETYEVTLTRRGDRVVQSGEPYLTNDQDRLCAELFAFLHGENPIRTAVRNNNDLTPSLIRPLEEENIRAEIRSLQAEREDLQRELSTAEKAAKQLPAKTERISELEDERDQLESDIGDLEGDQETDGNQAELRESLKKARREREQFKKRVDRLEQKTSSITSQIQDKRATLEDLSVPSVQGLQADIEAKQAERQQLDSEIETLEALYNANESVLDGNHLNLVTEVGTQLTEDRLSCWICGSETTREDIEERMEALSEQILTRRDRRSELRNTIAELEDQQAEITRKQRRKDTLEQEISSLENKLTEDRAELETAQTELSELSERVESLEAKNQQQDDRQRELERELARTEAELETLREERQSLEEEATKRDTLSEQIESIDDDIESLRSRRERIIDEVIAAFDEALAEVVDMFDPSFETARLEKYTDAETGQTERLELVISRDSREITVEHLSEGEVELVGFMVALAGFEAFDVAERVPYILLDEVDGLASDNLHTLVTYLEGRTECLVTTAYPEAGDFDGHRISPGEWEVVSDSVEATT, from the coding sequence ATGTGGGAATTCGACATCTGCCAAATCGCTGGCATTTATTCCGGAGAAGCGACGCTACGTCCGGGGTTGAACGTTATCCAGGCCAGTAATTGGGAGGGGAAGTCATCGCTGCTTACGGCCATACGGACCGTATTGGGTGGCGAAATTGATACGTCGACACTGACTGAGGGAGAGTCGGAAGGAGCGGTAACGCTCACTGTAACGGACGCCGATGAGACCTATGAGGTCACGCTCACGCGGAGAGGGGACCGTGTGGTCCAAAGCGGAGAGCCGTACCTGACCAACGATCAGGACCGACTCTGTGCGGAACTCTTCGCATTTCTCCATGGTGAAAATCCAATACGAACTGCGGTCAGGAACAACAACGACCTCACGCCGTCGCTGATCCGGCCCCTAGAGGAGGAGAATATCAGAGCGGAAATTCGCTCTCTGCAGGCAGAGCGCGAAGATCTTCAGAGGGAACTCTCGACGGCGGAAAAGGCAGCGAAGCAACTCCCAGCGAAGACGGAACGAATCAGCGAATTAGAGGACGAACGTGACCAGCTGGAGTCCGATATCGGGGACCTGGAAGGTGACCAGGAGACCGACGGAAATCAGGCGGAGCTGAGAGAGTCGCTCAAAAAGGCACGTCGGGAGCGGGAACAGTTCAAAAAGCGGGTGGATCGGCTAGAACAGAAGACCTCCTCGATTACGTCACAGATTCAGGACAAGCGAGCCACTCTGGAGGACCTTTCGGTTCCATCGGTTCAGGGACTACAGGCGGATATCGAGGCAAAGCAAGCAGAGCGCCAGCAACTGGACAGCGAGATAGAGACGCTGGAGGCGTTGTACAACGCAAACGAGAGCGTTCTTGACGGAAATCATCTCAATCTCGTCACGGAGGTTGGAACCCAGTTGACCGAGGACCGATTGTCCTGTTGGATCTGTGGGAGCGAGACGACCCGTGAAGATATTGAAGAGCGGATGGAGGCGTTGAGTGAGCAGATTCTGACCCGCCGCGACCGCCGGTCCGAACTTCGGAACACGATTGCTGAGCTTGAGGACCAGCAGGCCGAAATAACACGGAAACAGCGCCGCAAAGACACACTCGAACAAGAGATCTCATCGCTCGAGAACAAACTCACGGAGGATCGAGCCGAACTCGAGACGGCCCAGACTGAACTGAGCGAACTTTCTGAACGCGTCGAGTCGCTTGAGGCCAAAAACCAGCAGCAAGACGACAGGCAGCGAGAGTTAGAACGGGAACTGGCCCGGACAGAGGCGGAACTGGAGACGCTGCGCGAAGAGCGTCAGTCACTGGAGGAGGAGGCCACAAAGCGCGATACGTTGTCGGAACAGATCGAATCCATCGACGACGACATCGAGTCCTTACGCTCTCGCCGGGAGCGGATAATCGACGAGGTGATCGCCGCTTTCGACGAGGCGCTGGCAGAGGTTGTTGACATGTTTGACCCCAGCTTCGAGACCGCCCGCCTTGAGAAGTATACTGACGCCGAGACAGGTCAGACGGAGCGACTTGAGTTGGTCATCTCTCGAGACAGTCGGGAGATAACTGTCGAGCATCTCTCCGAGGGTGAGGTAGAACTCGTTGGCTTCATGGTCGCATTGGCAGGATTCGAGGCCTTCGACGTCGCCGAGCGGGTACCGTATATACTCCTAGACGAGGTCGACGGACTGGCTAGTGATAATCTCCACACTTTGGTTACCTACCTCGAGGGCCGGACGGAGTGTCTGGTGACGACGGCCTATCCCGAGGCGGGCGACTTCGACGGGCATAGAATTTCCCCCGGTGAGTGGGAAGTTGTATCAGACTCCGTAGAGGCCACTACCTAA
- a CDS encoding MFS transporter, with product MSSDNQQSGDDAHSLWKNREFLRLFFGQFVTNAGDSLYSVAVMWLVFTQTGSNTLTGIASSLLLLPFLLQIVAGPLVDRVSIKPLLVGTQLLQGGLVLVLVAALSTGYANVWVILLLIPPLSLNMLVVAPARTALLPRLVPNSQLSKGNSALTSVTVGLDTLFDALGGIFIAVFGATLLLLLDSVTFAIAGALFFGMHVPGETTTDDDEDDSVVGTYVSELRYGIDYLRGTRFIEIMLTATVFNFAVGITLAILPAVGNHYGGPGVYGLLLGALGMGRLVGSLLASSLKELPYGQLKGASYVLSAGLWLGAVLHPSAIVTIGLFGFAWIAAGVDAVMVETLIQKAVPDDVVGRVSAVEGTVSTGTLPLGSLFGGVMAEQLGPLPTMGLAAFGFGFGGLYFLLRTPLRTLSAVQDADQNTFETTLEEHTEDIVEAS from the coding sequence ATGTCCAGTGACAATCAGCAGTCGGGCGACGATGCGCACTCGCTGTGGAAAAACCGGGAGTTCCTGCGCCTGTTTTTCGGTCAGTTTGTGACCAATGCCGGGGATAGCCTCTATTCTGTCGCCGTGATGTGGCTCGTCTTTACACAGACCGGCTCGAATACGTTGACCGGCATAGCAAGTTCGCTGTTGCTCCTGCCGTTCCTGTTGCAGATCGTGGCGGGTCCTCTCGTCGATCGGGTCTCGATTAAACCGCTGTTGGTCGGCACACAGCTCCTTCAGGGGGGCCTCGTCCTGGTGCTCGTGGCAGCACTGTCTACCGGCTACGCCAATGTCTGGGTTATCCTCTTGCTGATTCCCCCACTCTCTCTCAACATGCTTGTCGTCGCGCCGGCACGGACCGCCCTACTGCCACGGCTTGTTCCCAACAGCCAGTTATCGAAAGGGAACTCTGCCCTGACATCGGTGACTGTCGGTCTGGATACGTTATTCGATGCACTCGGTGGTATCTTCATCGCGGTCTTTGGCGCGACGCTTCTCCTCTTGCTCGACTCTGTGACCTTCGCTATCGCGGGGGCGCTCTTTTTCGGTATGCACGTTCCAGGTGAGACCACAACTGACGATGACGAGGACGACTCCGTCGTTGGGACATACGTGTCCGAGCTCCGGTACGGTATCGACTACCTCCGAGGGACACGCTTTATCGAGATAATGTTGACCGCAACGGTGTTCAATTTCGCAGTGGGTATTACACTGGCCATCCTTCCTGCGGTTGGTAACCACTACGGTGGCCCCGGCGTCTACGGTCTCCTGCTCGGGGCACTGGGGATGGGGCGGCTCGTCGGTTCGCTGTTGGCCTCCTCTCTCAAGGAACTCCCATACGGCCAGTTGAAGGGTGCGAGCTACGTGCTCTCGGCTGGCCTCTGGCTCGGTGCCGTTCTCCACCCGTCAGCTATCGTCACGATTGGACTGTTCGGATTCGCATGGATTGCTGCCGGCGTTGACGCAGTGATGGTCGAAACGCTGATCCAGAAGGCTGTGCCCGACGATGTGGTCGGTCGCGTGTCTGCGGTCGAGGGAACCGTCTCGACTGGCACCCTCCCACTCGGGTCGCTGTTTGGTGGTGTCATGGCCGAACAGCTGGGTCCGCTACCGACGATGGGATTGGCTGCCTTCGGTTTCGGGTTCGGTGGGCTTTATTTTCTACTGCGTACACCATTGCGAACTCTGTCGGCGGTTCAGGATGCAGATCAGAATACGTTCGAAACGACTCTCGAGGAACACACCGAGGACATCGTCGAAGCGTCATGA
- the asnB gene encoding asparagine synthase (glutamine-hydrolyzing), protein MCGIAGGYNVSDKQLLDDMTGRLEHRGPDDTGYYVSDNVMLGIRRLSVIDVAGGHQPIFNEDRSVCVVFNGEIYNYRELRERLERRGHTFRSESDTEVLVHLYEEHGRDLVTHLNGMFAFAIWDQRSDRLLLARDRLGIKPLYFMERADGLYFASEIDSLLEVTAEPSLSSTGVGYFWHLDYIPAPYTPFERISKLEPGSLLVCEGDSVTSTSYWELGAPRVTDRSERDCVRRVRGLLEDAVKKRMVADMPVGAFLSGGLDSSTIVGLMSRHSDRPVQTYSIGFEAAEFDERGHARTVADYFGTDHTEYQVDLSDASLVEEKFATMGDPVADPAIIPTSLIAERASQDSKVVTIGSGADELFGGYDSYRRELYAAGSERPTEAMLKYREPDQEHLNMETRAVDALVEGTTKESWSNFHNITQFDIEYWLPDRLLQKDDRATMSHSLEARVPFLDHRLVEESRRIPPEYLIKDGNKKHILKQAFRQLLPDEILERKKSTFSVPIGNWMAAPDSPLAGRFTEERFAPIEFVDESWIVNRYREFCNGDDSHKLTLWRALVFQIWYEEYLMS, encoded by the coding sequence ATGTGTGGTATCGCTGGCGGCTACAACGTTAGCGACAAGCAGCTTCTCGATGACATGACCGGACGACTGGAGCATCGGGGTCCGGATGACACTGGGTACTATGTCTCGGACAACGTTATGTTGGGCATTCGCCGGTTGAGTGTTATCGACGTGGCAGGCGGCCATCAGCCAATCTTCAACGAGGACCGCAGTGTCTGTGTCGTATTCAACGGGGAGATATACAACTACAGGGAGCTACGAGAGCGGCTTGAGCGTCGGGGACATACGTTCCGGTCGGAGTCTGATACCGAAGTGCTCGTTCATCTTTACGAAGAACACGGCCGGGACCTTGTTACCCATCTCAATGGTATGTTCGCGTTCGCCATCTGGGACCAGCGGTCCGACCGATTACTGCTGGCGCGAGACAGACTGGGAATCAAACCGCTGTACTTCATGGAACGTGCGGACGGGCTGTACTTCGCCTCGGAGATTGACTCGCTACTGGAGGTCACAGCGGAACCGTCGCTCTCCTCAACTGGGGTTGGGTATTTTTGGCACCTTGACTATATCCCGGCTCCGTATACACCGTTCGAGCGCATCTCGAAGTTAGAGCCCGGGTCACTGCTCGTGTGTGAGGGCGACAGCGTTACCTCGACCAGCTACTGGGAACTAGGGGCACCCCGGGTCACCGACCGCAGCGAGCGCGACTGTGTCCGCCGGGTCCGAGGGTTACTCGAAGACGCAGTGAAGAAACGTATGGTCGCGGATATGCCAGTCGGGGCGTTTCTCAGTGGCGGACTCGACTCGTCCACGATTGTCGGTCTCATGTCTCGACATTCGGACCGTCCGGTCCAGACATACTCGATTGGATTCGAAGCAGCCGAGTTCGACGAACGTGGCCATGCCCGAACCGTCGCTGACTACTTCGGTACGGACCACACGGAGTATCAGGTAGATCTCAGCGACGCCTCACTCGTAGAGGAGAAATTCGCTACGATGGGTGACCCGGTGGCGGACCCGGCTATCATCCCCACCTCACTCATTGCCGAACGGGCCAGCCAGGACAGCAAAGTCGTGACGATTGGATCCGGAGCCGACGAACTGTTCGGCGGCTACGACTCGTACCGTCGGGAGCTATACGCTGCCGGCTCAGAGCGCCCGACCGAGGCGATGCTGAAGTATCGAGAACCCGACCAGGAGCATCTCAACATGGAAACACGTGCCGTTGATGCGCTTGTGGAGGGTACCACCAAGGAGTCGTGGTCCAATTTCCACAATATCACGCAGTTCGATATCGAGTACTGGCTTCCGGACCGACTGTTGCAAAAAGACGACAGGGCAACTATGAGCCACTCGCTCGAAGCGCGTGTTCCCTTCCTCGACCATCGACTTGTCGAAGAGAGTCGACGGATTCCGCCCGAGTATCTTATCAAGGACGGAAACAAAAAGCACATCCTCAAACAGGCGTTCCGTCAACTCTTACCCGACGAAATTCTTGAACGGAAAAAGAGCACTTTCAGCGTGCCGATTGGCAACTGGATGGCCGCCCCGGACAGCCCACTCGCAGGCCGTTTCACCGAGGAGCGGTTCGCACCCATCGAGTTTGTTGACGAGAGTTGGATCGTAAACCGCTATCGGGAGTTTTGCAACGGTGACGACAGCCACAAGTTGACCCTCTGGCGGGCGCTCGTATTCCAGATTTGGTATGAGGAGTACCTGATGTCCTGA
- a CDS encoding alanine racemase has translation MLQSQWLPETGASVDSVPTPAVLVDTQTLESNISAYHTLAADHDTTVRPHIKVHRSPELATTQLRHGATGVMASTLSSASLMVDHGIDDIVLVRPVICQEKLATLVSLLERTARFSVTVHDAQNIERLTAALDGTDERLGIYIEIDSGDDRGGVPPGEPSVQVAKQVASAPSLQFRGVITYDNRAAYHTDSRAEFRNVADSIAEMVERTVDDCIQAGVTVPDVCVGTTATAPYMAQKDVVTEINPGRYLFHDTAMVDLVPDIDLADCAMELRTTVISKPSPGRILTDSGCLSVSWAPQKLRVRQDSDVSMADRSSEHMMWDISNADIDPNVGDQLDIVPYNIYAVMNVHDYAVGVSDGTVDSILELTGRGCSR, from the coding sequence ATGTTGCAGTCTCAGTGGTTACCTGAGACAGGCGCGTCAGTAGATTCGGTCCCTACACCGGCTGTCCTCGTCGACACCCAGACCTTGGAATCCAACATCTCGGCGTACCATACACTTGCGGCGGACCATGACACGACCGTGCGCCCGCATATCAAAGTTCACCGGAGTCCAGAACTAGCCACTACCCAGCTCCGGCATGGCGCGACGGGAGTGATGGCCAGTACGCTCAGTAGCGCCAGTCTGATGGTCGACCACGGTATCGACGATATCGTACTTGTCCGTCCCGTTATTTGCCAGGAGAAGTTAGCGACGCTGGTATCACTGCTAGAGCGAACCGCCCGATTCAGTGTAACGGTCCACGACGCGCAAAACATCGAGCGACTCACAGCAGCACTCGACGGGACGGATGAACGGCTTGGCATCTACATAGAGATAGATAGCGGCGACGATAGGGGTGGTGTCCCGCCAGGCGAGCCATCTGTTCAGGTCGCAAAGCAGGTGGCGTCTGCTCCGTCGCTCCAGTTCCGCGGAGTGATTACGTACGACAATCGGGCGGCCTATCACACCGACTCGCGCGCGGAGTTTCGGAATGTCGCAGACAGTATCGCGGAGATGGTGGAACGCACGGTGGACGACTGTATACAGGCTGGCGTGACCGTACCGGACGTTTGTGTAGGGACGACGGCCACCGCTCCGTACATGGCCCAGAAAGATGTCGTCACGGAAATCAACCCGGGCCGATACCTGTTTCACGATACGGCAATGGTGGACCTGGTGCCGGATATCGACCTCGCGGACTGTGCGATGGAGCTCCGGACGACTGTCATCTCGAAGCCATCGCCAGGACGGATACTCACCGATTCCGGATGTCTATCCGTCTCCTGGGCCCCACAGAAGCTCCGAGTGCGCCAGGACAGCGACGTTTCGATGGCGGACCGCTCATCCGAACACATGATGTGGGACATCTCGAACGCAGATATCGACCCTAACGTTGGCGACCAGCTTGATATCGTCCCGTACAATATATACGCGGTTATGAACGTCCACGATTACGCTGTCGGTGTGTCCGACGGGACGGTCGACTCGATCTTAGAACTTACTGGCAGGGGGTGTAGCCGGTGA
- a CDS encoding anthranilate synthase component I family protein, with product MEITSSNRVTTVTTKEDFVSVASDMEGEGRIPVELRTSVEDPYLAYQRARNESEGIYYETTGGQSGWGYFGIEPAYWVTQPNGEAGSFERLEKLLSNERLVRGDCDVPYPCGAFGWISYDVARELEDISDTTSDVRRLPRIQFGVYDMLAAWEEPRTGDRTELRLTCCPTVTQDDDPGSVYEAAHDRLLAFVREIYDGSEAIEQVESDGPVTFQTNADKTEYSERIKQVKQYIRDGDTFQANISQRISGPKAVHPARVFSALREVNPAPYSALLEFPGVDLISTSPELLLECDDRKLLTEPIAGTRPRGETEEEEERLEEDLLSDEKEHAEHAMLVDLERNDLGKVSEFGSVDVTDYRRIDRYSEVMHTVSVVEGTRKPDKSIPDAIAAVFPGGTITGAPKPKTMDIIDDVETARRGPYTGSIGIIGFDEQATLNMTIRTLVQRNDTYYLRVGAGIVHDSQPVKEFHETLDKGRALINAINTALDSDIELKVDTES from the coding sequence ATGGAGATCACATCGTCCAATCGTGTCACTACAGTCACGACCAAGGAGGATTTCGTATCGGTGGCGTCGGACATGGAGGGGGAGGGTCGGATTCCGGTCGAACTCCGGACTAGTGTCGAGGACCCATACCTGGCATATCAGCGGGCACGGAACGAGTCAGAAGGAATCTATTACGAGACGACCGGCGGCCAGAGCGGGTGGGGCTATTTCGGTATTGAGCCAGCGTACTGGGTCACCCAGCCAAACGGCGAGGCCGGTTCATTCGAGCGTCTCGAGAAGCTTCTTTCGAACGAGCGCTTGGTGCGGGGCGACTGTGATGTCCCGTATCCCTGTGGGGCGTTTGGATGGATATCGTACGATGTAGCCCGTGAGCTGGAGGACATTTCTGACACGACATCGGATGTTCGTCGACTACCACGTATCCAATTTGGCGTTTATGATATGCTGGCGGCGTGGGAAGAGCCCCGCACCGGAGACCGTACGGAACTACGATTGACCTGTTGTCCGACCGTCACTCAGGATGATGATCCGGGCTCGGTTTACGAGGCCGCCCACGACCGGTTGCTGGCATTCGTTCGGGAGATCTACGACGGAAGCGAGGCGATCGAACAGGTGGAATCAGATGGCCCCGTCACGTTTCAAACGAACGCTGACAAGACCGAGTATAGCGAGCGCATAAAACAGGTGAAACAGTACATCCGAGATGGTGATACGTTCCAGGCAAACATATCACAGCGTATCTCTGGACCCAAGGCTGTTCATCCTGCGAGAGTGTTCTCGGCTCTGCGGGAGGTCAATCCGGCACCGTACTCCGCACTGCTTGAGTTCCCGGGAGTCGACCTTATCAGCACGAGCCCGGAGTTACTCCTCGAATGCGATGATCGGAAATTACTCACGGAACCGATCGCGGGGACCCGCCCTCGAGGAGAGACCGAAGAAGAGGAGGAGCGACTCGAGGAGGACCTGCTCTCGGACGAGAAAGAGCATGCCGAACACGCGATGCTGGTCGATTTGGAACGAAACGACCTCGGGAAGGTCTCGGAGTTCGGCTCGGTCGATGTGACAGATTACCGACGTATCGACCGGTACTCTGAGGTAATGCATACGGTTTCAGTCGTGGAGGGGACCCGAAAACCCGACAAGTCGATTCCGGATGCTATCGCCGCCGTCTTCCCGGGCGGAACGATTACCGGGGCTCCGAAACCAAAGACGATGGACATCATCGACGATGTCGAGACAGCTCGGAGGGGGCCCTACACTGGTAGTATCGGCATTATCGGATTTGACGAACAGGCGACACTGAACATGACTATCCGGACCCTGGTCCAGCGGAACGACACCTATTACCTGCGTGTCGGTGCTGGTATCGTCCACGATTCCCAACCCGTCAAGGAGTTCCATGAGACGCTCGACAAAGGTCGTGCTCTCATCAATGCCATCAACACTGCACTCGATAGTGACATCGAACTCAAAGTCGATACAGAATCATGA
- a CDS encoding diaminopimelate decarboxylase family protein — MSQLTATERRERLKQYHDRVTETVESPLCFCFAADIEREYRQLRSVLDTHYPDSRIFYAVKANYNPAILSVFRKLGCGVEAFASCELQAIRAAGYAPGPVLLTGMNRSRSELATAMRWGVDRVLVDNRDELRRVSDVAAKTGSTVDVLIRVNPALNIPTKDKIATGKESSKFGLDVDSDVAMATVSEVVSDANLCLSGLQVHLGSQLQTTAPYQSAAELLIAFAAKIRAETGAVVDVVDLGGGFPVPYQEPVPTPAEIVEEMARGLTTAAADHDFPEPTLYIEPGRRLIASALGAVGQVGAIKNRPDTCYTVLDIGSNIITENWDFPVYNLTASGPETAKYTITGPLCISNDIIRKDVSIREVSLGDHIAIDKIGAYSISATSYLNASQRIPVVLVDSDGKAKLVRPREPCSEVVAIDGEETEL; from the coding sequence ATGAGTCAACTGACTGCTACTGAACGACGAGAGCGGCTCAAGCAGTATCACGATAGGGTTACGGAGACAGTGGAGAGTCCCCTGTGTTTCTGTTTCGCAGCCGATATCGAACGTGAGTATCGGCAGCTTCGTTCGGTGCTCGATACTCACTACCCGGACTCGCGGATTTTCTATGCGGTGAAAGCGAACTACAACCCGGCGATTCTATCGGTCTTTCGGAAGCTTGGTTGTGGGGTCGAGGCGTTTGCGAGCTGTGAACTCCAAGCGATTAGGGCCGCTGGATACGCGCCTGGGCCGGTCCTGTTGACCGGGATGAACCGCTCTCGCTCCGAGCTGGCGACTGCCATGCGATGGGGCGTGGATCGGGTGCTCGTCGACAACCGTGACGAACTACGGCGTGTCAGCGACGTCGCTGCCAAGACGGGGTCGACTGTCGATGTCCTCATCCGGGTGAACCCTGCGTTGAATATCCCCACAAAGGACAAAATCGCGACTGGGAAAGAGAGTTCCAAGTTCGGGCTCGACGTTGACAGTGACGTAGCTATGGCGACGGTGTCTGAGGTCGTCAGCGATGCCAATCTGTGCCTCAGTGGCCTTCAGGTACATTTGGGGAGCCAGTTGCAGACCACAGCACCGTATCAATCCGCAGCGGAACTACTGATCGCCTTCGCAGCCAAGATACGGGCGGAGACTGGCGCCGTCGTCGACGTCGTCGACCTGGGTGGGGGGTTCCCCGTACCGTATCAGGAACCTGTACCCACACCAGCAGAGATTGTCGAGGAGATGGCCCGGGGACTGACAACAGCCGCGGCTGACCACGATTTTCCGGAGCCCACGCTATACATTGAACCGGGTCGGCGGCTGATTGCCTCTGCGCTTGGCGCTGTCGGCCAGGTCGGGGCCATCAAGAACCGTCCGGACACTTGCTATACTGTACTAGATATAGGAAGTAATATTATTACTGAAAATTGGGACTTTCCGGTGTACAACCTCACGGCGTCGGGGCCAGAAACAGCGAAGTACACCATCACTGGTCCACTGTGCATCAGTAACGATATTATTCGCAAGGACGTATCGATTCGGGAGGTCTCTTTGGGCGATCACATCGCTATCGACAAGATCGGTGCATACTCAATCAGTGCGACCTCCTATCTCAACGCTTCTCAGCGTATTCCGGTTGTCCTCGTCGATTCTGATGGGAAAGCGAAGCTCGTGCGACCGCGAGAACCATGCTCTGAGGTCGTAGCGATTGACGGTGAGGAGACGGAGCTATGA
- a CDS encoding anthranilate synthase component II — MILVIDNYDSFAYNLVQYVGESAEEIEVYRNDAIDIEGIRELDPDGIVVSPGPGTPQEAGISMSVFSETDYPVLGVCLGHQALCAAEGADVGHAPEVVHGKPSEVTHDGHGIYEGLSNSIRVGRYHSLAVDSDSLPGSLEATGYTDRDGDRIVMSVRHESKPHIGIQYHPESILTPEGKNMVETFCRICRGSSFT, encoded by the coding sequence ATGATTCTGGTCATTGACAACTACGATTCGTTCGCGTACAATCTCGTCCAGTATGTTGGTGAGTCAGCCGAAGAAATCGAGGTCTACCGGAACGACGCTATCGATATCGAAGGGATTCGTGAACTCGACCCCGACGGTATCGTGGTCTCGCCAGGGCCAGGAACGCCCCAGGAGGCGGGCATTTCGATGTCGGTATTCTCCGAAACCGACTATCCGGTTCTCGGTGTCTGCCTCGGTCATCAGGCCCTCTGTGCTGCCGAAGGTGCTGACGTCGGCCACGCTCCAGAAGTCGTCCACGGAAAGCCCTCTGAGGTGACCCACGACGGACACGGCATCTATGAGGGGTTGTCGAATTCGATACGCGTCGGCCGGTACCACTCACTCGCGGTCGACTCCGATTCACTTCCCGGGTCTCTCGAGGCGACCGGATACACAGACCGGGACGGCGACCGAATTGTGATGAGTGTTCGACACGAATCCAAACCTCACATCGGGATTCAGTATCACCCCGAAAGTATCCTGACTCCGGAGGGCAAGAACATGGTCGAGACGTTCTGTCGAATATGTCGGGGCAGTAGCTTTACGTGA
- a CDS encoding ParA family protein, with protein MLAYTVYSEAGGVGKTTLATNLAKAEVRAGRKVLAIDLDTQEASLSHLLDVAGDRNNDQADSLLRHMIDRPRGEFADLIKTSEGIDVVPAHNILEYASKHLRRREEEAADFGESWNPNKQLLRVLREAGVHETYDTLIIDPPASADIKLHNAIHATRHLVIPFEPSGKGYESVQGLDQLVGGLEESLGIEVGVLAVVPNRYKGMNDQDRFLAQLTADGWETPIRFRERSSLLEGCWAEQCTAYRYIEEHRDREREHELETLEKFDELASQIREQKAVEA; from the coding sequence ATGCTGGCCTATACAGTGTACTCAGAAGCAGGGGGCGTTGGAAAGACGACGCTCGCAACGAACCTTGCGAAAGCGGAGGTACGGGCGGGTCGCAAAGTGCTGGCGATAGATCTGGACACTCAGGAAGCGTCGCTATCACACTTATTGGACGTCGCCGGGGACCGGAACAACGACCAAGCGGACAGTCTCCTCCGGCACATGATCGACCGCCCACGAGGAGAGTTCGCCGACCTCATCAAGACAAGCGAGGGTATCGACGTCGTCCCCGCTCACAACATCCTCGAATACGCATCCAAACATCTCCGCCGGCGGGAGGAGGAAGCTGCCGACTTCGGTGAATCGTGGAATCCGAATAAACAGCTCCTGCGAGTGTTGCGCGAGGCTGGTGTTCATGAGACATATGATACACTCATAATCGACCCGCCAGCGAGTGCCGATATCAAGCTACACAACGCCATCCATGCCACACGGCATCTGGTGATTCCGTTCGAGCCCAGCGGCAAGGGCTACGAATCTGTTCAGGGACTCGATCAGCTCGTTGGTGGACTTGAGGAGTCGCTCGGCATCGAAGTGGGCGTGCTTGCAGTGGTTCCGAACCGCTACAAAGGCATGAACGACCAGGACCGATTCCTCGCGCAGCTCACTGCAGACGGCTGGGAGACGCCGATTCGGTTCCGTGAACGTTCGTCATTACTGGAGGGATGTTGGGCCGAGCAATGTACCGCATATCGCTATATCGAGGAACACCGTGACCGGGAGCGCGAGCACGAACTGGAGACCCTCGAGAAGTTCGACGAGCTCGCGAGCCAGATTCGCGAACAGAAGGCGGTGGAAGCATGA